Proteins co-encoded in one Klebsiella michiganensis genomic window:
- a CDS encoding ligase, with the protein MAPTLFFSNEKKNWTLYWNRTLVFLFIATYFLGDITRYKHLIVILMAITTIVYLYKQPRHFLSVFKTSLFYSIVFLTVAVLLSLFHTPDFKASLKQISRSVLENTLLCTIVIPVLLRNESKELISKLIFFSFITALSLRCLTELVLYYQDYKQGVMPFIDYRHRGISDSMVFLFPALLSMWLIKSTKYRVAFVILSIAYLFLILGTLSRGAWLSVLIVSLLWILLNKQWKLLITGAIIAAVALALIFTHKQASTTLIFKLQQADSSYRYTNGTQGSAWDLIMENPVVGYGFGNIAYKDVYNKRVVDYPDWTFRESIGPHNLALFVWFGTGLLGLAALLMTYIAIAKECIANALNRNQSFPINAYMIILLSFIGYFIIRGNVEQIQLDLLGILVGLLIAMKNK; encoded by the coding sequence ATGGCCCCTACATTATTTTTTTCTAATGAGAAAAAAAACTGGACCTTATACTGGAATAGAACACTTGTATTCTTATTTATTGCCACTTATTTTTTAGGTGATATCACTCGTTATAAACATTTGATTGTTATACTGATGGCGATAACAACAATCGTATATCTATACAAGCAACCAAGGCACTTCCTATCTGTTTTCAAAACATCACTTTTCTACAGTATCGTTTTTTTGACTGTCGCCGTATTGCTTTCTCTGTTTCATACTCCTGATTTCAAAGCAAGTCTGAAACAAATCAGCCGATCGGTTCTGGAAAACACGCTCTTATGTACAATAGTTATTCCAGTATTGCTGAGAAATGAAAGTAAAGAGTTGATTTCTAAACTCATTTTCTTTTCATTTATTACAGCACTGAGCCTGCGCTGCTTAACAGAACTCGTGCTTTACTATCAGGATTATAAGCAAGGTGTGATGCCATTTATCGATTACCGGCATCGCGGTATATCAGACTCTATGGTATTTCTTTTCCCTGCACTCCTGAGCATGTGGCTAATAAAATCAACTAAATACAGAGTTGCATTTGTTATCCTCAGCATTGCCTATTTATTCCTTATTTTGGGCACACTTTCCCGTGGTGCATGGCTTTCCGTACTGATCGTTAGTCTTCTGTGGATTTTACTTAATAAGCAATGGAAACTATTGATTACGGGTGCGATTATTGCAGCCGTTGCGCTTGCCTTGATATTCACACACAAACAAGCCTCTACCACTCTTATATTTAAACTTCAACAGGCCGATAGTTCCTATCGCTATACAAATGGTACTCAAGGTAGCGCCTGGGATCTTATTATGGAAAACCCTGTTGTTGGGTATGGCTTTGGAAATATAGCCTACAAAGACGTCTACAACAAGCGTGTGGTAGATTATCCAGACTGGACTTTTCGTGAATCTATCGGGCCGCACAATCTGGCATTATTTGTCTGGTTCGGTACGGGTCTGCTCGGATTAGCTGCCCTACTGATGACTTATATAGCGATAGCTAAAGAGTGTATCGCCAACGCCTTAAACAGAAATCAATCATTCCCAATAAATGCCTACATGATAATATTATTATCATTTATCGGCTATTTCATCATTCGAGGGAATGTTGAACAAATACAGCTAGACCTGCTAGGCATATTGGTTGGGTTACTGATAGCGATGAAAAATAAGTAA
- a CDS encoding ADP-heptose--LPS heptosyltransferase, with amino-acid sequence MRVLLVKTSSMGDVLHSLPALTDAMHAIPGIKFDWVVEEGFAQIPGWHPAVDTVFPVAIRRWRKSWFASKTRSERKAFYQALKAREYDCIIDAQGLVKSAALVTRKAHGIKHGMDWNSAREPLASLFYNVRHSVAKQQHAVERVRELFAQSLGYTKSDRQGDYAIAPHFLNYLNADNGQYAVFLHATTRDDKHWPETHWRELIGLLDGSGVRIKLPWGAPHEEARAKRLAEGFDFVDVLPKMTLEEVAKVLAGAKYVVSVDTGLSHLTAALDRPNVTLYGPTDPGLIGGYGKNQIVCRSPSNKLEDLTAPTVFNQLTTSL; translated from the coding sequence ATGCGTGTGCTTCTCGTGAAAACGTCCTCCATGGGCGATGTGCTCCACTCGCTTCCTGCGCTGACGGATGCGATGCATGCCATTCCAGGTATCAAATTCGACTGGGTAGTTGAAGAAGGCTTTGCCCAGATCCCAGGCTGGCACCCGGCCGTGGATACCGTCTTCCCGGTGGCGATCCGTCGCTGGCGTAAAAGCTGGTTTGCGTCTAAAACACGCAGCGAACGCAAAGCATTCTATCAGGCACTGAAGGCCAGAGAATATGACTGCATTATCGATGCTCAAGGGCTGGTAAAGAGTGCGGCGCTGGTCACTCGTAAGGCACATGGTATAAAGCACGGCATGGACTGGAACAGCGCACGTGAGCCATTAGCCAGTCTGTTCTACAACGTAAGACACAGCGTGGCTAAGCAGCAACACGCGGTTGAACGCGTGCGTGAGCTTTTTGCTCAGAGTCTGGGATATACCAAATCCGATCGGCAGGGCGATTATGCAATCGCACCACATTTCCTGAACTATCTGAACGCGGATAATGGTCAGTATGCCGTATTCTTACATGCGACTACGCGAGATGATAAACATTGGCCGGAGACGCACTGGCGTGAGCTAATTGGCTTGCTGGATGGTTCAGGGGTTCGCATTAAGCTTCCATGGGGAGCGCCACATGAAGAAGCAAGAGCAAAGCGGTTGGCGGAAGGGTTTGATTTTGTCGACGTCTTACCGAAAATGACGCTTGAAGAAGTGGCTAAAGTATTGGCGGGAGCAAAATATGTGGTTTCCGTTGATACAGGATTAAGCCATCTTACCGCAGCATTAGACCGGCCGAATGTGACGCTTTACGGACCGACAGATCCGGGTCTTATTGGTGGGTATGGGAAAAATCAGATTGTGTGTCGCTCACCGAGTAACAAACTTGAAGATTTAACGGCCCCTACAGTATTTAATCAACTTACGACGAGCCTGTAA
- a CDS encoding ADP-heptose--LPS heptosyltransferase (catalyzes the transfer of the second heptose to the heptosyl-KDO2 moiety of the lipopolysaccharide inner core): MKILVIGPSWVGDMMMSQSLYRTLKARYPQAIIDVMAPAWCRPLLSRMQEVNEAIAMPLGHGALQIAERRRLGHSLRDKRYDRAYVLPNSFKSALVPFFANIPHRTGWLGEMRYGLLNDSRKLDKQAWPLMVERYVALGYDKGVMQSAKDLPQPLLWPQLHVSEGEKAQACAAFNLEPQRPMIGFCPGAEFGPAKRWPHYHYATLAAKLIDAGYQVVLFGSAKDKDAGKEILASLTAEQQAWCRNLAGDTQLEQAVILLAACQGVVTNDSGLMHVAAALDRPLVALYGPSSPDFTPPLSHKARVIRLIGGYHKIRKGDAAEGYHQSLIDITPESVLVTLTELLTSSKED, encoded by the coding sequence ATGAAGATTCTGGTGATTGGCCCGTCATGGGTGGGCGACATGATGATGTCGCAAAGTCTCTATCGCACGCTCAAGGCGCGTTATCCCCAGGCGATCATTGACGTGATGGCACCCGCGTGGTGCCGTCCGCTATTATCGCGTATGCAGGAAGTGAACGAAGCGATCGCTATGCCGCTGGGCCACGGTGCGCTGCAAATCGCAGAACGTCGCCGGCTGGGTCATAGCCTTCGGGATAAGCGCTATGATCGTGCTTACGTTCTGCCGAACTCCTTTAAGTCTGCGCTAGTTCCTTTTTTTGCCAACATTCCTCACCGCACTGGCTGGCTGGGCGAAATGCGCTATGGCCTGCTGAATGACAGCCGCAAGTTGGACAAACAAGCCTGGCCTTTAATGGTAGAACGCTACGTCGCCTTAGGTTACGACAAGGGCGTAATGCAGTCGGCTAAGGATCTCCCTCAGCCACTACTTTGGCCTCAACTGCATGTCAGTGAAGGTGAAAAAGCACAGGCCTGTGCTGCCTTTAACCTTGAGCCACAGCGCCCGATGATAGGTTTCTGCCCGGGAGCAGAGTTCGGCCCGGCAAAACGCTGGCCGCACTATCACTACGCCACGCTCGCGGCAAAACTCATTGATGCTGGCTATCAGGTGGTGCTTTTCGGCTCTGCCAAGGATAAAGACGCGGGTAAAGAGATTCTTGCTTCCCTCACCGCTGAGCAGCAGGCATGGTGCCGTAACCTTGCCGGAGATACCCAGCTCGAACAGGCCGTTATCTTGCTCGCAGCTTGTCAGGGCGTAGTCACTAATGACTCCGGCCTGATGCACGTCGCGGCTGCGCTCGACCGCCCACTGGTGGCACTTTATGGCCCGAGCAGTCCAGACTTTACGCCCCCCCTTTCCCATAAAGCGAGAGTTATTCGCCTGATCGGTGGCTATCATAAAATCCGTAAAGGCGATGCCGCAGAGGGATATCATCAGAGCCTGATCGATATCACGCCAGAAAGCGTGCTGGTTACATTGACTGAACTGCTAACCAGCAGCAAGGAAGACTGA
- the rfaD gene encoding ADP-L-glycero-D-manno-heptose-6-epimerase (catalyzes the interconversion between ADP-D-glycero-beta-D-manno-heptose and ADP-L-glycero-beta-D-manno-heptose), with translation MIIVTGGAGMIGSNIVKSLNEQGYRDILVVDNLKDGTKFVNLVDLDITDYMDKEDFLIQIMAGEEFGDIDAIFHEGACSSTTEWDGKYMMDNNYQYSKEILHYCLEREIPFLYASSAATYGGRNKDFIESREYEQPLNVYGYSKFLFDEYVRQILPEANSQVTGFRYFNVYGPREGHKGSMASVAFHLNTQLNNGENPKLFEGSDGFKRDFIYVGDVAAVNLWFWQNGVSGIFNCGTGRAESFQAVADAALAYHSKGSIEYIPFPDKLKGRYQAYTEADLTNLRAAGYDKPFKTVAEGVTEYMAWLNRDA, from the coding sequence ATGATCATCGTTACTGGTGGCGCCGGCATGATCGGCAGCAACATTGTTAAGTCCCTGAATGAGCAAGGCTACCGCGATATCCTGGTAGTAGATAACCTCAAAGACGGTACTAAATTTGTTAACCTGGTTGACCTGGACATCACCGACTACATGGATAAGGAAGATTTCCTGATCCAGATTATGGCCGGGGAAGAGTTCGGCGATATCGACGCCATCTTCCATGAAGGTGCCTGCTCCTCCACCACCGAGTGGGACGGCAAGTACATGATGGACAACAACTATCAGTACTCTAAAGAAATTCTGCACTACTGCCTGGAGCGTGAAATTCCGTTCCTGTATGCCTCTTCCGCCGCGACCTACGGTGGGCGCAATAAAGACTTCATCGAATCACGCGAATATGAACAACCGCTGAACGTATACGGTTACTCAAAATTCCTGTTTGATGAATATGTTCGCCAGATCCTGCCAGAAGCTAACTCTCAGGTGACCGGCTTCCGCTACTTTAACGTCTATGGGCCACGTGAAGGCCACAAAGGCAGCATGGCTAGCGTCGCCTTCCACCTCAACACCCAGTTGAATAACGGTGAAAACCCTAAACTCTTTGAAGGCAGTGACGGCTTCAAGCGTGACTTCATCTATGTAGGTGATGTGGCCGCCGTTAATCTGTGGTTCTGGCAAAATGGCGTTTCCGGTATTTTCAACTGTGGTACCGGCCGGGCAGAATCCTTCCAGGCCGTGGCGGACGCTGCGCTGGCGTACCACAGCAAAGGTAGCATCGAGTACATTCCTTTCCCGGACAAGCTGAAGGGCCGCTACCAGGCTTATACCGAAGCTGACTTAACCAACCTGCGCGCTGCGGGCTACGACAAGCCGTTCAAAACCGTAGCCGAAGGGGTTACGGAATACATGGCATGGCTAAATCGCGACGCATAA